Genomic DNA from Bemisia tabaci chromosome 2, PGI_BMITA_v3:
cCAACGCAACCGACCCATTCAGCTCATTTTAGGAGAAAGGGCAGAGGGCGCCTAAGGTGCATGAAGCATGATTGACAATTGATTGTATCAGTATTGCGGATGTGCTAGACTCCCGAAGGTTACTTTGTGTATCCTCTGAAGCCACCATGGTTCCTTGGCAACGTGTTTTTAAAGAGGAACTCGAAATATGTAATTTTGAACTTATCATttgcgtttaaaatttttaaaaaaatcctgtgaactaattttcaaaaatgcaggaattgaaaattggaaaacgAGCATTCGTTCATTAGCTCAGAAGAAGTGttgcaaaacttaaaattgcACTTAAGTGCATAATTGAACTTTACACTTGATATCTTTAAtgcatttgacaaaaaattaagcttaCGAGGTTTCTAGTCCGCGCTAAGAAGTTGAATTGCGACTTTCTTCATGTGCCAACCATTATTTTTATGTGATTTTACCCGTCAAAAGTCTATCCACTTGGCTGCATCTCttgtgtgcaacagacccattaatCATTATACAGGCAAGTGGGCCTCTCATTTTCTTCCTGGTCCTATCTTAGTCCTCAATAATACGTAAATATGTAAAAGAAACTCTTTAAGGTAACCCTCGGATTTTAGTCATTTCCAAACTAACACTCGACTTTGAACACAACTGTCACCACTGCCAAAAACTTTGCTACAATCGCAAGAACTTAAGTCTGTCGTGTTACTGGCTGTTGAAAAGATCTACTCAATTGGTTTTCTCAACGCGTTTCGTCGGgcctatacagggtgttcccggattaagtacgaatattgaaggattcgattctttgggtcaaaaaaaaagacgtttttgtgggataactttttttccaaatcgcTTTCCTTGGAGGCCAcgaagttggagaaaaaaaatcgtcttttaaACAGTGTGACAATGTTTGTCAACCAATGTTAATGGAAATTGGTTACTGGGAGTAACTTTTggcgttcttttcatttttgatcacCGTGAAAGGGAAGTCTCATTTTGAGGGGGTTCAGGGGGGTATCGAACCTGAAAAAaggccaaaattaatgtttctagtgacaaaaattgatttttgacggcaccattagatttagcgttgaaaaatattgcaaacaCGTGACTTCCATTTTTCGCAAggactcatcgttttcgagatgATAGGGAAAGAATGGAGCGTGGGTGGGCGCTAAGGGGGTGAGGGTGGCCCTTAGGGAAAGCGTCTTGGGAAAAACAGTTATACCaagaaaacgtctttttttgactcaaagaatcgactccttcaatattcgtacttaatcctgggacactcTGTGTAAACTGAACGTGGGATTTTCTTACGTAAAATATCCTCAGCCCCACGCTAATGGACCGCATCACCACAGAGCGCACAAGAACACACATTTGCCGAGAGCTGAGACGTCGCTCCGAAATTCGGGGGAAACGGTACTGACCCGGGTCATTTTATCGACGATGATGGGGCACAAGTCGGAGACACAATGGACACACAGGCACAACACTTGACCACTCTTCTTACCTTAATTGCCATGATGCTGAGGTGTAAGTGGACTGCTGACCGGAGTGGGAGTGATAATTTCGAAGATGAGACGACTCTTTTATAATCAACGCGTGGCGCAATTGTTCCTCATGGCGAGCCAGAATTCGCAAATGTTTAAGTTCATTATCCACAAATATTGTCAAGGTTGTTATGGCTTATATTTTATCGCAAATGCACTCGTGGATCATCTCTCTCGCTCGCCCACGTGCCTCGCCGCGCCTCTCTCTTTCTATTTAATTTCTCGGTCGGCGAGGGAGGCATACCCGAAATTTTTCACCGGTCACCGGGCTAGTAGTGCATGGCGTCTTCAATGAGATCGGCACCCACTCTGTTTATTCTACCCACCCTGGTTTATTCTAACGGAGTCAAGGTGTGAACTGGATCAAGTATCCCTGAACGGAACTAACTTACGTTTTTATCATCATACTTTGTTTTATGATCATCGGATTGAAAGCCACTGATaagcaaaaagaaataaaggagGTGGCCGCATCTTGAAGATTCTTTACCCCGTGCGTAGGTCGGTATGATACGAAGTCGAtattccagcaaaatccggaattcaaagtatgaaaaacggatcAGAACGTCCGTTTTTTTTCTGGTTAGATCAACTAAAaagataatttcaaacactttgtattgaatgattttttttcataaacaaCACCATTTACAACAAAATCGATGATGTAAACCGTTCGTAGTGACCTTCGTCATCGACAGAATCCAAGATTCCTGAAATGTGACCCCCTCTTTTGTTTCTCTATGACTGCATGCAACTAGTCCTGAAATTGGGTTTAAAACCTCTCTGGATCATCCGATACTGCATTTAAAATTGCATTAATCAGTTATGTGAGAGATTCATCCTCCCATCTATCGAAGTATATTTCCTTAAAAGTGTATCCTAGCATTGCCAAACATGTCACGGCAGCCATTTAATTTGTTTCTAGGATTATATGTATTCAAAGCTGTAAACAAGCAAAGTTTCAAATGATAATCTTTTTTCGATAAAACTGTGGCAGATCAagtaattttagtgatttttgttCGACAAATTTCCGATGAAAGAGATTGGAACTTGTTCATCACGAGAATCTAGGATCACCAAACGATTCACTTTTGTAGAGCGCTGCGCAAAATCCGTGGTTATCAATACCATATTAATCAATTATATATATCAATTAATCAATTTATAGTATACTTAATTTATAGTACACTCAGACAATACTAATCGACTCGCTTCATagagcgccgcgccgctgaTGAGGCGGTTAGTGTCttaagtcaaaacgccttcaatttcgtgcgTATATGGAACACCGACATCCAttgagcccgaatagttgcatttagGCGTTATAATTGAATTCGTTCAAAGCCCGTCGCATGCAGCACTAACTAAAGCTTTGATTGTTTATCTTAAACCTTATCTTAATGCCAGCGTTGCCTTTTAAGCTGATGAAGTAAATCACTTCTGACTTTTATCttgacattgtcaattttccggaaaatgcgtTACTCTAATGTATTACAATGTAGCCGGCCCTCGTAATCGCCAAAAAATGAGGTATCTAAGCGTGATATGTAGATGTTTGCTccattatttctttttctctctctttctctctacTAAAAGTTACAAATATGAATCGTAATATTCCGTACAGATTTTAAATAATGGCATTCAGAACAAACAAAATGTTCGTCTCTTAAAATAACATTTTAGTTCATGTTTTCGCAAAACAACATTTTCGTGTATTATTCCTGCTTCGCCTAGAACAgaatttcataattatttcaaaAGAAGGAAAGACAGTGACTTTAACTTTTAAGATTTGCCGCTGACTTTTCGAGTTCGGCTGCGTAGCAACCAAATGGACCATATAGAATTCTTTTCCCCGGACTTTTTGagtaagcaatttttttttattattcttctcTCATCATATCAAATTTCTCGAAGTTCATCGGTTTACATTTCTGCGTCCGATCACTCCGCCGTGTCTCGGTTACGTGTCAAGGTCGGAATGAATTAAATTAGTTGAATTTTCGACGGAGAAAATAAGAGAGAGAAGAGAGCGGAGATGAGACTGGAGAGGCGCGAAGATCCTTCACGGCGAATCAAAAGCCATTATCGGTTTACCCTTTCATCCGCCTATTCAAATCCGATGAATCAGAATTGGTGACATTTGGGCTGATGTGCCCGAATAAGGTTAGCCCATTCTGTCCGGAGAGCAGTAATTAGTTTATTCGAGCAGGTGAATTATTTGAAATCCGAAACTATCTTTacaccggcgcacagtggagctgGTCAATGTGAGAGTTCGGACaacatttgaaaactttaaaacctcatacctccatttttaaaaaattttgaggtctcaAAAATGgccccattggttttctcgtaaaattttcttcaagaatcactcctcaaaatctaaaatttgacgaaataaaccgCTCAATATGTGGttatagtaaaaaaattcaagtccgacctctttCATTGATTTGGTCTATTGTGGTGAATGTGAAAGGTCGGTCAcgatttagaaactttaaagtCTTTTAACTTCGGTAACGTGAAACCTACAGATGTAAAAGTGGTTTACttagttttctcgtaaaatcatCCACTAGGAGCTCCCTCTGAAATCTCAAATGTATATAACTGAAATATAATCAAAATTGTATAAACTTTacggaaaaatttcatgtcttgATTCTGCCAAAAgcgctccactgtgcgacgtaatAAAGAATATCGAACTCGGGACCCTGATGTTCATGTCAAGAATAAATTCTGCGCTCGTAACTTCCAAGTGGAGAGATCCGAACAAATTTATCAGGATGATGTGACTTGTAAGAAAAGAATCGGCTCCGGTTGAATAAGTTagatttatttcatatttttattatatttggtTTGTTTGGTTCTCGAAGTATGGTTTCGGTTTAAAACTTAACAGTCGGGACGAAAGCAGGCCTGCTTAGATTCGGAGTCCTGATAAAAAGTCCATGAAATTTAAAAGATGATGAAATGAATAATCAAATAAAGGGATTAAAGTGACTTAATGACGAAGGCAAGAGAAATTGATCATCCATagagaaataatttaaattagatttaattttaaaagttcgtaataaatgatttaaaataatgtagaaaaatttggaggacGTTTACTATTTTTCAAGTGACCGCAACTAGATGAAACTTGATCCTATgcgcaaaaaaatcggatcaatTGTTTTAAAGTTGATTTGCGCATCCTTCTTCGAACAGATGTAAGAGAGGGAATTTCGAAAACAAACTCATCAAGTCGCGTGTATATTAgattttcatctaatttttcgtTCTAGATATAAGAATTTAGCTTAATTTcaacattccaaaattttcaccagGGAATCATATTTTTATATCAGAAAACTGGTAGGCGTTTCTACCTAATATTTTCACCGATTCCATCCTAATTTCGCACAAAAACCAGCAAAAGCTTGTGCAGAAATTTTCTGGTCATATTCCTCTCAAGGATTGAAATATTTGATCTAATTTCGCAAATTTTGGAACGGAGTTGCGCTCTTTTGCGTAGAAAACGAAggatttttgtctttttagagcATTTACCCCATCCTCTTACAGAGTAACGAATCGACATAGATTCTTCTGGGTGGAACGATCTCATATCTTCGTGAATCGAATAagaattgaagatttttaactGGTCGCAAATTAATATGAGTGAATATTCGCATGGTTCATTCGTGATCGTTTGCTTAATGGGACTCTTCGCTAACGACCTCACTAAATTACTTAGATAGCCCGCCCATTATATTTAATACGCTCCTCCTCCTCCCGTAATGGCTTAAGTTTTCTGCGCAACACCCGTAGCGCTAGCGTACTGTCCATTTCACCGAAAGTCCCAAATTCATAAAGTATAATTACATTAAGGTTGCGTTAAtcggtattttaatttttcccaaagGATGATGAAATAGATATATTCTTCTGGCGCTGGTTTAAACAACTTAGACCGATAATTGAATATTAGTACCTAATTGGGATTTAAATTCAAAGTGAGTtctaaaatatataataatatcCAGTATAATTATCCAGTAGGTAAACACGCGAGTTTTTAAACATTGCTGACAAATCTGTTTTTTCTACGCGAACCTCTGTAGCTCCAGCATTAATTTATCTCGAGTTGTCAAAATTGGTTGTATATGCAGAagtcaaattaattttaatgtcACTGAGCTTTATCTCTTTAGCCTTTATTGTGCCAAAGCGTGGGAATCAGTTACTTCTTATTTGGGTGGATATTCACAAATTATCGAAGTGTCTAAGGGGGCAGAACTGACCATGGCTTAACCAACCAATCTACCTCGTTCCTAGGCCTCCTAGCACGTTTCTAAGGAacttttcaagttttaaaattattcatcaTGTTTGGCCCCAATTTCACCAATGTCACCGCAGAAAACGCCAATATCTTTGACACTTCAAGAGTGCCCCTAGAATTTCCTCTATATTACGAATACCATGGATTCATCATCATTCATATAATGATGAGCAACCTTTCTTCTTTGAAGAAATCGAATCATCATACTCCTTATTAgaaatatgttaaaaaataGCTATCTGTGTTTTGTGGAATTATATTCGAGTGATTTTCCCTATTTGCACGTGAGTTCACTCAACTATCAGAATGCAATTTAACCCAAACTCAAAGATTAAGAAGATATTTGACCCAGTTCGAATATATACTTACAATATTAGTTCAGTACTGTTGTTGTAACAGCTATGTTCAGCTGTTTGACGTTTTGATGTATTTGTGCCagaaaaaatcacgaatgaaTATAATTAAAAGGAACAATGTAGCACGTAAACCCCATGTGCGTAgttcctttgatttaatgcaTTTGCAGACAGTTCATTATGGCACATATACGTCTATTTTTGCCCTCTTATTTTCTACAATTTTAGCTGGTATCAATTGAATTTATAAAATCTTCTTCGGAAGCACCGTGGCGCAACTCAACAGATACTAAAAGGTTCAATGAATTCGAATTGAAAATACTGGTAACATTAAATTTATTTAGTAACTATTTTACAGGTAGGAAAATGACTTAGATTTAAAGGAGACCAATTTTTAATGATGGACAACAGTGGCAGGGGCATGTGAAAGAACTGAGGCGGTACCGACTGAAGCGACAGCGGCATCCTTGTGGACTACAGCGTTGAAACCGTTGACTGGGTCAGCAGTGTATTCAACGGTCCTCCTGCTGCCGTCGGGTTCAGTGAGACTGTAGCTACCCTGAACGGTGTCTCCTTGTCTGGTTTCTGTTTGGCTCTTGTCGTCACCGGTGATGGTGTCCTTGACGTCGTAGGAGAAGCTGTAGTGGGGGTTGGGGTCGTAGTCAGTGTCGACGGCGGCCACCTTGGCGACTGGGGCAGCTACGGCGTGAGTGGCAACGGACACGCTGGGAGCGTGGTAGGTGGCGACGGCGGCGGGTGCGTGGTAGGCGGTGGCGACGGCTGGTGCGTGGTAGGTGGCCACGGCAGCGGGGGCGTGGTAGGAGGTCGCAACGGCGGCGGGAGCGTGGTAGGCGGTGGCGACTGCAGGTGCGTGGTAGGCGGTCACTGCAGGAGCGTGGTAGGCGGTGGCGACTGCGGGTGCATGGTAGGCGGCCACTGCAGGAGCGTGGTAGGCGGTGGCGACAGCGGGTGCGTGGTAGGTGGCAACGGAGGGTGAGACGTAGGAGGTGGCGACTGGGGCGTGGTAGGCGACCGGAGCGTGGGCTACTGTCTGGTAGACCTGCGGGGCAGGCTTAGCAGAAGCTATCGCCAAAACGGCAGCGAAAAGAGCAATCTGAAATCAGATGAGAAATGACGTTAGATGAAATGATAAAAACGATTTTATATGAAATGCCGCTAGGAAGAggcttaatttcttgaattattTATCTAGAAACACAATATCATGTGGGCTAAGTCTGTAGCAAAAACGCGCCAAGTCGAAGTTGGGGTCACAGAAATGGGTTAGAACTCAATATTGGAGCTCAGAATTACATTATCTTATATAGTTACGTGATGTCAACAATTTAAAGTAGAGAAAGATTATTATGAACAGGAAAACAGTCTTGAAAGTTGAGGATAATGGAGGTGTAAAACTTCAGACCTCCTTTCCCCGAATCAAATGATGCAACTCAGTGCGTTTTTTTGAAACTTGGTTCATGTGTTAATAATTAAGGCGAAATAAAGTTATGAACTAAAGGAGGATATTCAATGACATTTTTCGCAAAAGCTAATCCCAAATCACCAAAAAGAATCCTGATGTAAAATTACTCAGCTTGATCTTTGCTAGATTTTAAGGGAACGATAGGGTAAAGGGTTTTGCTGGGAAAAGGGAATCGCACAGATTACGAAGGAATGTACAGTACAGCGCCGTACTGGTTTTTTGTTATTCTGGgctccaattggacgtatttctatcaaaaaaaaaaaactatgtgcattaagacatgagccctgagacccacaagaatacACGCACAacagggctcgtgtcttaatgcacatagttccgtttgattgaACGTCTTCCTGAGCACCACATCCTTCACAAAAATTGTACTTTCTACAAGCCAACgttaaaaaaaagggggctgtaattttaattttgcaacatttttacacGCATTTTCTACTGAAATTCTGTAACTGTAGATCAGCAGTTGGGGAAAGCTTTTCGGTCTTTGACTTTGGCCGGGAAGGTGAGACAGAGACGCGCCCGCACATTCCTCCGTTTAACAATAATATTCTCTTTGGTGACAATAACATGCGGCGCGTTATCGGGTCAACgtatataataaataaataaataaatatttctacaagaaaacatttgtgaaaatgctgaaaaattcaattttccccgCCTTTTTTGAAATGACACACCTTTGCCTGTAGTTTGTGATATTTCCTTTATATGAATGGTTGGATTGAAGATGTTTTCAATCTTCAGCTCTAACAGTTCACGctgaatatttaaaatcaacTTAAGGTATCTATTTAATCAACaaatatcttttaaaattatttgaattttaaagagcCGCCCAAAAAGTTCCAACTGGTTTCGGGTTTCCATAGAAGGAGGGAAGTATTATAGTctcaagaaaagaaagaaaaacgttCTTCACCATAGTTGGAGTCCCTATTTtcctaaaattaataattttcagGAGCGTATTACGCAGCTTTAGTAACGGGCAATTCAGATTCGATTAGATCAACGAAACATAGATTAGATTTGTCCGtttgaaagtaaatttttgTTACTGCGTTGTGAGGATGGatggaaaatttaaactttcTCACATTTTCGAATGATGTATGCGGATGTGTGATTGTAGATTGCATACAGGACTGGAACGAATCTTTGGCGTTTTTTAGTTGTGTATTAGTGTTTGTTAaatgaatttcaactttgccaATACCGACTTGTACGCGAAtcggtgaattttttaattttttaggtaaATCTGGTGCTAcaatttatttcttaattttgtaaaaaaaatttcccttttaaaaaaaatcattcgaaAATTTTTAATCTTGCGATTAATAACAAATAATGAGCATACATTTTAGTCCAGTTTCATATTTTGCAGCTCAGTATGATCTTCATCTGTTTTCGCACATTTTTCTACTTGGCGTTCAAGTCTTTTTAGGTTAAAAGAATTCATGGGCTTTTTTTCTACTGTGGTGTGAAAAACGGGAAGAAGCCGAAGGAGAtacatatggactacattttacaattaggaactataatttttggctcagttgagaaacaacgtatgtaccattagtttccataagcacacaagtgtttttacagatgagccagaaattatagttccgaatttgcaaaatgtagtccatacaTTAGTTTCGTTAAATTTTAAGTATGAAACAACCTCTAGCTCATTATTTTAAACTGTTTTTGCTCTTTTGTACCCATGTACTTACATCCAATCAAAACTAACTTTGCCGTGCTTTTCTTTCGTTTCAGGTAAGTTACAGTCAGATTGCGTACTTCAATCCAAAGGTGTAAGTAAAACGCAAATGTTCTTTTTCATTTCTATGATTGAACTTTCAAAGTTCCCTGCCCAACTTCATTCATTCCCCCTCAACTCCTCCTTAACTTTCCTaccaaaataaaatgagaatttcgtaaaaaaaagtttttgcatTGAGAAGTAACTGCGCGGcacctttttatttttgaaagtggGATCTACATGTTAGTGAGTAACTGACAAAAAATTCCACACAAATTACCACTAATTTCGTCCAGCACCAACTCACGAGTATTACTCCCTACTGTCAGAAAAAAAGCTCTGGTTTCTCTCTAGAAATGTAGTCGCGCGAATGTATACAACTCGAGAAAGTCACAATTAAAGTCAGTCATACAACTCGTCCATTTTACCTTACTTATTTGCGATTTTTACTCTaatattttaactttatttAAACGGAACACTGGTGCCATAGAAAAACATCACTACACACCAACCAAATTATCAATAACCGagcatttaaattttctaaaagagGTATAACAAGGTGAACCTCGAGCTTTCGAAAAGCTCAAACTTGAAAACGCCTTGCATGTTGTAGCGGTAAGTTAAACAGTCAGTAGGGGGAATCCCAATACgcgtcaaaatttcactgcactAATTTCCAAAAAAGTCCTGAATCGTCCGGTGGTCGTCACTGAAATCCAATTTGCGAGCACTTCACATTCACAAACACTGACACGTACGTACCTTAAAAGCCATGGTGGTGTCCGGTGGAGTTGTCAAAGTAAAAAACGGAATGGTAACGATACCGGTGGATGCGCGGTATTTATAGTGAACCTGTTGAAGATGCTAGTTTTGTGGTGCAACCTTACCCTGTTCCCTTACGTGCtacaccgcgccgcgccgcccggtAAAGCGAGATGGTGGTGGAGCCTCGCACAGTGGACCCGATGCCTTTTTATCGTGGTGTACTGACATAGAATTAAAGGGCCAGAAGGCCTAGATGAATAAGCGCAGTTTATGGTATTTCTAAAAGTACGTGATACAAGTGCCTTAATTAAATTTAGCCTTATGgcgaaaaggaagtttaaactcactttttgatgcttaaaaatcggaTCCTAGCagtgaattttttacgcaatatATTTTCATACAAGTTTTACAATTAGATTAGATCGTtaatatttcacttttttttaggaaCCGCACTTATCCCACTTGCCTTTCAAAATCTTcgatccattttttcagcttaaATGCATCCATAAGTCGCAAGCAAATTATAGTTGAAGCAGGGGTCAAATTGCTTGGCAAATAGGCAAAGAGTCTTACTCAGATTTAATTCCtgataattttgtcattttttgataaaataaatctTTGCTTATGGAGGAAATAATACTCTATAAATGCTAGTATCATGCagcaaataaattaattatagTCCGTAAACGagcatttttgacgaaattcaaaaagtgTCTCGGAACACAGAATTCTTAAAA
This window encodes:
- the LOC109039999 gene encoding uncharacterized protein; this translates as MAFKIALFAAVLAIASAKPAPQVYQTVAHAPVAYHAPVATSYVSPSVATYHAPAVATAYHAPAVAAYHAPAVATAYHAPAVTAYHAPAVATAYHAPAAVATSYHAPAAVATYHAPAVATAYHAPAAVATYHAPSVSVATHAVAAPVAKVAAVDTDYDPNPHYSFSYDVKDTITGDDKSQTETRQGDTVQGSYSLTEPDGSRRTVEYTADPVNGFNAVVHKDAAVASVGTASVLSHAPATVVHHALFFAAALALASAKPAPVTYTTVSHGPVAYSAPVATVAHAPVATSYVSPSVATYHAPAVASYVSPSVATYHAPAVATAYHAPAAVATYHAPAAVATYRAPSVAVATHAVAAPAQAVDTDYDPNPHYSFSYDVKDAISGDDKSQTETRDGDNVQGSYSLTEPDGSRRTVEYTADPVNGFNAVVHKDAAVASVGAASVYSQAPAIVHH